TATTGGTGTCTCTGCCTCGCCAGACAAGATGACCGAATGGGGCATCGCCGAAGAAAATCAGATCGGGTTCTGGGGCTGGGTGGGTGGGCGCTATTCGATGTGGTCAGCAATCGGTCTTCCGATCGCGCTGAAAATCGGTATGCAGGGCTTCCGGGATTTTCTCGCGGGCGCCTACGACATGGACGAGCACTTCAAGAATGCGAGGTGGGAGGAAAACCTGCCGGTTCTGATGGCCATGATTGGTGTCTGGAACACCAACGTTCTGGACATTAATGGTCTGGCGATTCTGCCTTACGATGGCCGCCTGAAGCAGTTGCCGCTGTACCTCGAGCAGCTGGAAATGGAGTCGAACGGCAAAAGCGTCACGCGGGAAGGCGAGCCGGTCGAGCACGCTACCTGTCCGATCATCTGGGGCGATGTGGGCCCGAATGCGCAGCACGCGTTCTACCAGTTGCTGCATCAGGGCACCGAGGCGGTGACCTGCGATTTCATCGTGCCGGCCCGCCGGTATCATGAATCGCTGCACCATGACGCTGCAGATGAGCTGATCGCCCAGCATCAGCTGGCGCTGGCAAACTGTCTGGCGCAGTCACGCCTGTTGGCATTGGGTGACGCGGCGTTGAAGGATGCCGAAAGCCAGCCGCTGTACATGCGCTATCGCGGCAACCAGCCAAGTTCGACATTGCTCCTCGATGAATTGAATCCCTACAGCCTCGGAGCTGTGATCGCCTTGTATGAGCACAAGGTGTTCGTGCAATCGGTTATCTGGGGCATCAACCCGTTCGATCAGTGGGGTGTGGAAATGGGCAAGAAGATTGCCATGACCACGCTCGGCAAGATTCGCGGGGAAGATAACGAAACGGATGACACTGACGTCTCCACCGCCGGCCTGCTACGCCGGATTCGCGCAGAATGGAAATAATGGGAACCGACATGACACAGCTGACCTGCTTCAAGGCTTATGACATTCGTGGACAGCTTGGTACGGAGCTGAATGAAGATATCGCTTACCGTATCGCCCGCGCCTTTGCGAAATTTCTCAAACCGCGCAGCATTGTGCTGGGCGGAGACGTACGTGAGACATCGCCCCAGTTGAAGGCAGCGCTGGCCAACGGCTTGCGCGATGAAGGTGTAGACGTGCTGGACCTGGGGCTCGCAGGGACCGAGGAAGTGTACTTTGCTACCTTCCACCTTGGCGTGGATGGCGGCATCGAGGTCACTGCTTCGCATAATCCGATCGACTACAACGGCTTCAAACTGGTGCGCGAGGGCTCGCGTCCGATCTCCGCCGACACCGGCCTGGCAGACATTCGCCAGATGGCCGAGCAGATGAGCGTTACCCTCGAGGATGGCCGAGATCCGTCGGTACCGGACAGCGCACGCGGCAAATACGAAAAGGTAGATACGCGCCAGGCGTTCGTCGAGCACCTGATGGGCTACATCGAGCCTGACAAGTTCACCCCGCTGAAGCTGGTGGTGAATGCGGGAAACGGCGCGGCCGGTCCGGTGATTGATGCCATCGAGCAGGCCTTCAAGGCAAAGCAGATACCGGTAGAGTTCATCAAGATCTGCCATGAGCCGGACGGCACCTTCCCCAATGGTATCCCCAATCCGATTCTGATCGAGAATCGAGAGACCACCAGCAAGGCCGTGCTGGAGCACAAGGCAGACATGGGTATCGCTTGGGACGGCGACTTCGACCGTTGCTTCCTGTTTGACGAGCAGGGGCGCTTCATCGAGGGCTATTACATCGTCGGCCTTCTGGCGGAGGCGTTCCTGAAGAAAGAGCCTGGTGCAGCGATCATCCATGACCCACGCCTGGTGTGGAACACCGTCGAGCAGGTTGAAGAAAATGGTGGCCGCGCGGTGCAGACCAAGGCAGGTCACGCGTTCATCAAGGAGCGTATGCGCAAGGAAGACGCAGCCTATGGCGGCGAAATGAGCGCGCACCATTACTTCCGCAACTTCGCTTACTGCGACAGCGGCATGATCCCGTGGCTGCTCGTGGCAGAACTGCTCTGCCGCAAGGGAGTGCCCATGTCCGATATGGTCGGTGAGCGCATTGCCGCGTACCCGTCATCCGGCGAGATCAATCTCAAGGTCAACGATGCGCCTACTGTCCTCAAGGCAATCGAAGCGCAGTATACGAAGGACGCGCTCGACGTCGACTACACGGATGGGGTCAGTATTTGCTTTACGGACTGGCGTTTCAATCTGCGGGCATCCAATACCGAGCCGGTTATTCGTCTGAATGTGGAGAGCCGTGGCGACTTTCAGCTAATGGAACGTCAGACTAAGCGCCTGTTGGAGGCGATTCGTTCGATGTGATGGGTAGTATTCTTCGGTTGGACCGCTAAAATGGCGCCCTAGGGCGCCTTTTTCGTTGTTACATTTTTGAGTCGAGCGGAAGAATAGTTTGTTAAAAGAACGTCTCGTTTCGTTGAGCTACACGCAGAAACGCATTATTCAGATCCTAGCCGACGTGCTGTTGATCTGGATTGCGCTGTGGTTGGCTTTCTATCTTCGAATGGGAAGCGAAGGCTGGCTATGGCCGGGGCCGGGGCAGACACAGATATTCCTGCTAGCGCCGATTCTGGCTGTGCCATTTTTCATTCGTTTGGGTATGTATCGTGCTGTCATGCGGTATGTCGGTACGGATGCGCTGACCTGTATTTTCAAAGCGGTGTCCATTGGGCTTCTAGCACTTGGTAGCGCAATACTCCTGCTGGACATCTCAGGTACCGGAATCTTCCGCTCTCGATCAGTCCTGTTCATGTATTGGTGCTTGAGTTTGTTGCTGCTTGGCGGGCTTCGACTGGTAGCGCGTGAATATTTCACCGGCGACTGGTTTACGGCAGGTCGCGCTGTGATCCGCCCCAGGGGCGCAGGATTCGGAATTCCTGTCGCGATTTACGGCGCTGGAGGCGCCGGAAATCAACTACTCGCCTCCATTAAAATCGACGGCACATACAAACCTGTGGCGTTCGTTGATGACGACCCGAACCTGGCTGGCCGTACGGTGTCCGGTCTGCCGGTGTATCCGTCGGAACGCATCGGCGAGATGATTGCAGCTACCGGTGTAGAAGAATTGTTCCTGGCGATCCCGTCTGCCACTCGTATGTATCGTCAGAAGATATTGTCAACACTCGAACAGTATCCTCTTCATGTTAGAACTATGCCTGCTATCGCTGACATTGCTTCGGGCAAGGTGAAGGTAGACGACTTGCAGGAAGTCGATATTGCTGACCTCCTGGGGAGAGATTGCGTGCCTCCTGACCATGGTCTGTTCGAACGTTGCATCAAGTCTCGTGCGGTGATGGTGACGGGGGCCGGAGGGTCCATTGGTAGCGAGCTTTGTCGGCAGATAGTGTCAGCCCAGCCCCGCACGCTGATCTTGTTTGAGCATAGCGAATTCGCCTTGTATGCCATACATACGGAACTTGCGAGCCTAGTGGCGGCGCAGGGCTTATCGATTCAGCTTATTCCAATTCTCGGGTCAATTCGCAATAAGAGTCGGCTTGAGCAAGTTACTGCCAAATGGGGCGTCCACACGATCTATCACGCTGCTGCCTACAAGCATGTACCCATCGTGGAGTTTAACGTTGCCGAAGGCATCATGAATAACGTGTTCGGCACATTGAACGTGGCGCAGGTCGCTATCAAATGTCAGGTCGAGAACGTGGTCCTGATTTCCACTGACAAAGCCGTCCGTCCGACCAACGTTATGGGGTCCACGAAGCGGATGGCCGAGATGCTCATGCAGGCATTGAGTGTGGAAAAGGCCCCGGCCCTATGGGGCTATGATTCAGTTCTGAAGCACATGAACCGTACGCGCTTCACCATGGTTCGTTTCGGAAACGTACTTGGTTCATCAGGCTCGGTGATTCCGCTGTTCCGCGAACAGATCCGTGCTGGGGGACCGGTCACGGTGACGCACCCGGAAATCACCCGCTATTTCATGACTATCCCGGAAGCCGCCCAGCTGGTTATACAGGCCGGGGCGATGGGCACAGGCGGAGACGTTTTCGTGCTCGATATGGGTGAGCCCGTGAAGATTGCGAATCTGGCCAGAAAGATGATCTCATTGTCCGGTCTTTCCGTGAAGGATTCCAACAACCCAAATGGCGACATCGAGATTGTTTTTTCCGGTCTCCGCCCTGGCGAGAAGCTCTATGAAGAGCTTCTGATTGGCGATAACCCTCAGGAAACACAGCATCCGAAAATTCGTCGAGCAAGCGAAGTTTTTATAAGCTGGGACCGGCTTTTGCCGGTCCTGGACACCATCCGTCAGGCGGTCCGCAACAGTGACTACGATGTAATCAGGCAGACTTTGCTGAGCACGGCTTTAGGGTACGAACCCAGCAGCGAAATCGTCGACCTGCTGTATCAACCAGAAGAACAGGCAGCCATGCGATCTAATAGAGTAGAGGGGTAAGGGACCCGAGCGCGTCCCCAGATCAGCTGTCGAAGGTCGGCCGGGCTCTTCGCCCGGCTTCCTGCGGGGATCAACTCGCGCTTCACTCCACAGTCACAGACTTTGCCAGATTCCGCGGTTTATCCACATCGGTCCCCTTCACCAGCGCTACGTGATAGCTAAGCAGCTGCAGCGGGACTGTATAGAGGATGGGCGAGATGCATTCTTCCACCCACGGCAGGCTGATGGTTTCGGTGGTGCCGTCCTCGCTCTGCTCGACACGCTCACACGCAAAGGTAATCAGCTGCCCACCACGCGCCCGCACTTCCTCCAGATTCGACTTCAGCTTCTCAAGCAACGCATCGCTCGGCGCCACACTCACCACTGGCATATCTTCATCCACCAGTGCCAGCGGCCCATGCTTGAGCTCGCCAGCGGCGTAGGCTTCAGCATGAATGTAGGAAATCTCCTTGAGCTTCAGCGCGCCTTCCATGGCGATCGGATAATGCGTGCCGCGGCCCAGGAACAGGGCGTGATGCTTGTTGGCGAAGCGCTCGGCGAGTTCGGCGATGCGGGTGTCGAGCTCGAGAGCCTGCTCGACCATCTTCGGTAATGCGTTCAGCGCGTTGATGTTGGTGATGATCAGTTGCTTGTCGCCACCACGGGCCTGTACCAGCGCGGTAGTCAACCACAGCAGCGCCACCAGCTGGGTGGTGAATGCCTTGGTCGACGCGACGCCAATTTCCGGGCCTGCATGGGTCAGCAGACGCCAGTCCGCCTCGCGCACTAGGGAACTGCCGGCTACGTTGCACAGAGCCAGTGTTGCGAGGTAGCCCTGATCCTTGGCAAAGCGCAGCGCAGCGAGGGTGTCTGCAGTCTCGCCTGACTGGGAAATGGTAATCAACAGGGTGTTCTTCGGCACCACCACGGTGCGGTAGCGGTACTCGCTGGCGACTTCGACCTGACAGGTGATGCCGACCTGCGCCTCGATCCAGTAGCGGGCAACCAGGCCGGCGTGGTAGCTGGTGCCGCAGGCGACGATGTGGATATGCTCGATGTCGGCCAGGCGCGTTTCGGCTTCCGGGCCGAGCAGGGCGGTGAGCACATGGTCGTCACCCAGCGTGCCCGCCAGCGTCTGGGTGATCGCCTCGGGCTGCTCGTAGATTTCCTTGAGCATAAAGTGGCGATACTCGCCCTTGTCCAGGCTGTGCGCGGCATGTTCGTAGCGCTTGACGGGGCGGTCTACGGTTTCGTGCTGACGGTTCCAGATGTCGCACTGCTCACGCGATACACGCGCATAGTCGCCTTCTTCAAGGTAACGGAAGCAATCAGTGACCTGCAGCAGGGCCAGCGGGTCGGAGGCAATATAGTGCTCTTCAACGCCTTCGCCGATAACCAGCGGGCTGCCCATGCGCGAGCAATACAGCGTCTCGGGCTCGTCTTCATGGAGGACCGCAAGGGCGTAGGCGCCGTGGATTTCGCCCAGCGTCTGGCGGAATGCCTCAAGCAGATCCTTGCTTTGCTCGTAGTGATGGGCGAGCAGGTGGGCGACCACTTCGGTGTCGGTTTCGGAGGTGAAAACGTAGCCCAGGTCCTTGAGCTTCTTTCTTAGCGGTGCGTGGTTTTCGATGATGCCGTTGTGGACAACGGCCAACCTGTTGGACACGTGCGGATGTGCATTGTGCTCGGCGGGCTTGCCGTGGGTCGCCCAGCGCGTATGGGCGATGCCCATGTGACCCAGCGCCGGTGTTTCGCTCAGGCTCTTTTCCAGCTCGATGACCTTGCCGACTGCCCGGACTCGCTGAATGCCCTTGCCCTGCGCCAGGACGGCTACCCCGGCCGAATCATAGCCGCGGTATTCGAGGCGTCGCAGGCCTTCGATCAGGATGGGAGTGATATTACGCTGGGCGATGGCGCCGACGATTCCGCACATGGGGTGTCCTTGTTGCGATCTGCAAAAGGACGGAGTTTAGCACCGCGCCAAAGTGCCCGGTAGGTTCATGCAGTCTGGCGACGGTGTCAGTCAATGGTGAGAGAGCCGTTCTCGGCGCGATTGGGTGCGAAGGGCGAGTCCGCTATCGCGGCGGGGCCGCCGCTCCCACATCCCGGCTCCCGCAGCCTCTCCCGATTATCGCTTGGCGAAGCGCTCTACCAGCGCAGCCTGCTGTCCGGCAGTCGCGGCGAGTTCTGCGCCGAGCGTTGCGCTTCGGGAGGCTTGAGTCGCGGTGCTGTCCGACAGGCTGGCGATGTTGACCACATTGCGATTGATCTCATCGGCGACGGCGGTCTGCTCTTCCGACGCAGCGGCGATCTGGCCAGTCATCTCGTTGATGCGTTCGATGGCGTTGCGAATGCCGTCCAGCGCCTCGTCAGCGTCGATGACCCGGCTTACGCCCAGTTCGGCCTGTTCGTGACCGGCATGCATGGTCGATACCGCTTTCGCCGCGGCGCCCTGTAGGTTTTCGATCAGCTTGTGGATCTGTTCAGTCGAACTGGCGGTCCGGCTGGCCAATGCGCGCACCTCATCAGCCACTACGGCAAAGCCGCGCCCCTGTTCGCCGGCACGGGCCGCTTCAATCGCTGCGTTCAAGGCCAGCAGGTTGGTCTGTTCCGCGATCCCCCGGATAACGTCGACGACGCTGCCGATCTCCCGTGCATCGACAGACAGCTGGTTGGAGACGGTGGCCGCCGAGCGCACCGACGCGGAAAGCACTTCGATGGCGTCGCGCGCCTGGGTGGCCACCTGCTTGCCGCGGTCGGCAAGGGTGTTGGCATCGCGGGTAGCGTCCGCAGTGCGCTGCACATTGCTCGATACTTCCTGGGTGGCGGCAGCCATCTGGTTGATCGCCGTAGCGACCATATCGGTCTCCTGGCGCTGCCGCGACAGGCCGTCGCTGCTGGCACGTGCCAGCTTGCTGGACTCCTCGGCCTGCACCCGCAAACCGTCCGTACTGTCCATGACACGCGTCAGGCACGTGCGCAGACGGGCCTGCTGGCTGTGCATGGCCATCTCCAGCTGACCGAGGACGCCGCGGTGAGGCGTATACATGGTCGCCAGCAGCGGATCGACAATGGCATTGTCAGCGGCGCTGATGGCGCGTTGCAACCGTTGATCGTTGAGTCGCTTGTACACCCAGGCCGCTGGTATGCCGGCAGCGCAAGCCAGTCCCGCACCCAGGCCGCCAAGTCCCAGCGTCAGTCCGCCACCGACCGCGGCCAGGGTAATACCGAAGGCGGCCGGCAGCATGACACCAGCCCAGTCGGTTGTTCGCGGGGCGCGGCCCTGATTGAGTCTGCTGTAAAGCGCCTCGGCCCGCTCGACCTGGGCAGGGGTCGTGCGCACCCGTACCGATTCATAGCCGGTCACCTGGCCGTTCTCCCAGACCGGGGTGGCAAATGCGTTCACCCAGTAGTGATCGCCATTCTTGCAACGGTTCTTGACGATACCCATCCAGCTGCGCCCGTTTTTCAGGTCGTTCCACATATGCGCGAACACCGCAGATGGGGTATCCGGATGGCGTACCAGATTGTGCGGGCTGCCGATCAACTCCTCTCGCGTGAAGCCGCTTATATCGACGAAGGCATCATTGCAGTAGACGATCTGACCCTTCAGATTGGTCGCTGATATCAAACGTTGATCGGCATTGAACATCCGTTCACGCTGGGTGATGGGCTGGTTGTTGCGCATTTTAATACTGTCCTGGGAAGAAAGCGTGAGCGGTGGGAGACGTTTTGTTGTCTATGCTCACTGTATCGCCGAAACAGGCGCGGTCTTTAGCCCCATGGGACTAAAGTTTTAGTGAGCTGTTTGGCAGTTTTAACCGATCCGGCGCGAGCCGTCGGCTGACCAGAGAGGAGAGTTGAGGATGTCCCAAGGCAACAGTCTGGATACGCTGAGCACGCTGCAGGTAGGAGACAAGACCTACCACTACCATTCCCTGCCGAAGGCAGCCGAGAAACTCGGCAGTATCGACCGGCTACCCGTTTCATTGAAGGTTCTGCTGGAGAATCTGCTGCGCCATGAAGATGGCGTGACCGTGACCCGCGACGACATCCAGGCGATGGCCGACT
Above is a window of Halopseudomonas nanhaiensis DNA encoding:
- the pgi gene encoding glucose-6-phosphate isomerase produces the protein MTDAKKRQWNELLSHGATAGKQHLAELFAADPDRFSKMHRQFGPLLFDFSKQRVTEETLNQLFELARTHELSEWIGRLFAGEKVNDTEGRAAMHWALRLPPDARCEVDGENITAEVHEQLARMERIVAKIQAGQWRGATGEVITDVINIGVGGSDLGPLMVTEALADFTTRTRQRLNIHFASTIDGSQLSQLLRDKKPQTTLFIVSSKSFTTIDTLTNAATALQWLQRSFGRRANASVLHCHFIGVSASPDKMTEWGIAEENQIGFWGWVGGRYSMWSAIGLPIALKIGMQGFRDFLAGAYDMDEHFKNARWEENLPVLMAMIGVWNTNVLDINGLAILPYDGRLKQLPLYLEQLEMESNGKSVTREGEPVEHATCPIIWGDVGPNAQHAFYQLLHQGTEAVTCDFIVPARRYHESLHHDAADELIAQHQLALANCLAQSRLLALGDAALKDAESQPLYMRYRGNQPSSTLLLDELNPYSLGAVIALYEHKVFVQSVIWGINPFDQWGVEMGKKIAMTTLGKIRGEDNETDDTDVSTAGLLRRIRAEWK
- a CDS encoding phosphomannomutase CpsG (capsular polysaccharide biosynthesis protein; catalyzes the formation of D-mannose 6-phosphate from alpha-D-mannose 1-phosphate); this translates as MTQLTCFKAYDIRGQLGTELNEDIAYRIARAFAKFLKPRSIVLGGDVRETSPQLKAALANGLRDEGVDVLDLGLAGTEEVYFATFHLGVDGGIEVTASHNPIDYNGFKLVREGSRPISADTGLADIRQMAEQMSVTLEDGRDPSVPDSARGKYEKVDTRQAFVEHLMGYIEPDKFTPLKLVVNAGNGAAGPVIDAIEQAFKAKQIPVEFIKICHEPDGTFPNGIPNPILIENRETTSKAVLEHKADMGIAWDGDFDRCFLFDEQGRFIEGYYIVGLLAEAFLKKEPGAAIIHDPRLVWNTVEQVEENGGRAVQTKAGHAFIKERMRKEDAAYGGEMSAHHYFRNFAYCDSGMIPWLLVAELLCRKGVPMSDMVGERIAAYPSSGEINLKVNDAPTVLKAIEAQYTKDALDVDYTDGVSICFTDWRFNLRASNTEPVIRLNVESRGDFQLMERQTKRLLEAIRSM
- a CDS encoding polysaccharide biosynthesis protein, with the translated sequence MLKERLVSLSYTQKRIIQILADVLLIWIALWLAFYLRMGSEGWLWPGPGQTQIFLLAPILAVPFFIRLGMYRAVMRYVGTDALTCIFKAVSIGLLALGSAILLLDISGTGIFRSRSVLFMYWCLSLLLLGGLRLVAREYFTGDWFTAGRAVIRPRGAGFGIPVAIYGAGGAGNQLLASIKIDGTYKPVAFVDDDPNLAGRTVSGLPVYPSERIGEMIAATGVEELFLAIPSATRMYRQKILSTLEQYPLHVRTMPAIADIASGKVKVDDLQEVDIADLLGRDCVPPDHGLFERCIKSRAVMVTGAGGSIGSELCRQIVSAQPRTLILFEHSEFALYAIHTELASLVAAQGLSIQLIPILGSIRNKSRLEQVTAKWGVHTIYHAAAYKHVPIVEFNVAEGIMNNVFGTLNVAQVAIKCQVENVVLISTDKAVRPTNVMGSTKRMAEMLMQALSVEKAPALWGYDSVLKHMNRTRFTMVRFGNVLGSSGSVIPLFREQIRAGGPVTVTHPEITRYFMTIPEAAQLVIQAGAMGTGGDVFVLDMGEPVKIANLARKMISLSGLSVKDSNNPNGDIEIVFSGLRPGEKLYEELLIGDNPQETQHPKIRRASEVFISWDRLLPVLDTIRQAVRNSDYDVIRQTLLSTALGYEPSSEIVDLLYQPEEQAAMRSNRVEG
- the glmS gene encoding glutamine--fructose-6-phosphate transaminase (isomerizing), with the protein product MCGIVGAIAQRNITPILIEGLRRLEYRGYDSAGVAVLAQGKGIQRVRAVGKVIELEKSLSETPALGHMGIAHTRWATHGKPAEHNAHPHVSNRLAVVHNGIIENHAPLRKKLKDLGYVFTSETDTEVVAHLLAHHYEQSKDLLEAFRQTLGEIHGAYALAVLHEDEPETLYCSRMGSPLVIGEGVEEHYIASDPLALLQVTDCFRYLEEGDYARVSREQCDIWNRQHETVDRPVKRYEHAAHSLDKGEYRHFMLKEIYEQPEAITQTLAGTLGDDHVLTALLGPEAETRLADIEHIHIVACGTSYHAGLVARYWIEAQVGITCQVEVASEYRYRTVVVPKNTLLITISQSGETADTLAALRFAKDQGYLATLALCNVAGSSLVREADWRLLTHAGPEIGVASTKAFTTQLVALLWLTTALVQARGGDKQLIITNINALNALPKMVEQALELDTRIAELAERFANKHHALFLGRGTHYPIAMEGALKLKEISYIHAEAYAAGELKHGPLALVDEDMPVVSVAPSDALLEKLKSNLEEVRARGGQLITFACERVEQSEDGTTETISLPWVEECISPILYTVPLQLLSYHVALVKGTDVDKPRNLAKSVTVE
- a CDS encoding methyl-accepting chemotaxis protein, with protein sequence MRNNQPITQRERMFNADQRLISATNLKGQIVYCNDAFVDISGFTREELIGSPHNLVRHPDTPSAVFAHMWNDLKNGRSWMGIVKNRCKNGDHYWVNAFATPVWENGQVTGYESVRVRTTPAQVERAEALYSRLNQGRAPRTTDWAGVMLPAAFGITLAAVGGGLTLGLGGLGAGLACAAGIPAAWVYKRLNDQRLQRAISAADNAIVDPLLATMYTPHRGVLGQLEMAMHSQQARLRTCLTRVMDSTDGLRVQAEESSKLARASSDGLSRQRQETDMVATAINQMAAATQEVSSNVQRTADATRDANTLADRGKQVATQARDAIEVLSASVRSAATVSNQLSVDAREIGSVVDVIRGIAEQTNLLALNAAIEAARAGEQGRGFAVVADEVRALASRTASSTEQIHKLIENLQGAAAKAVSTMHAGHEQAELGVSRVIDADEALDGIRNAIERINEMTGQIAAASEEQTAVADEINRNVVNIASLSDSTATQASRSATLGAELAATAGQQAALVERFAKR